The DNA segment GAACACAACttgcttcttcttttcctctGATCCTGAAGAGGATTTGGTGTCTCGGATTTCCCTCTAACATAgtaagaagaaggaagagaggGGTGAAGAAGGAGATCGTGATTAAGGAAGAGGATAAGCGGCTGACGGTGGCTGGTTTAGCCGACAGTGAAGGACGTCGATGCGATGTCCGACGACGACCAGCGGCGCTGGTGGTGCCCTAATTCGTGGTGGCCAGGATTGCTCGCGCCTGAAGGAGCACGATGCTTCTCACCCGCGCGAGGAAGAGAGGGGAGAGAATCTGGTGCCGTGGCCGATGACGACTCCGGCGGCGAGCAGCGTCACCGGCACGGCCTTGGCTCAGCGGCTTGTGGTCGTCTTATTGGGACTCTATGATGTCTTGACTGAAATTTTAGGACTTGTCGCTAAGATTGGGTGGTTTTTGGAAAATGGATCTTTGAAGGAAGTTTTAGGTGTGTGAAATAGAAGAGTGGGTGAGGGAAAAGTTTATGTTCTGTTGCAGACAGaggaggaaaaagaagttgTTGCAACCATGTagtgtgtgagagagaaaaagggaaaaagttttccagtttcatctggAGATTTGTTCATTTTCCAGTTTCAGAAAAAATGACAAATGGGTATGAGTTTGTGTGAGAagggtttcttttcttctattgaTTTTGACTAGAAGTTTGGATACATTGCTTGTTGAAAGAAGGATTGTGTGTTTGTGGAGGTAGCTTTCATTCAGTTGCTGTTCTTGGTGCTTTTTGTAGAGATGTAGTTTCTGTTTGTTATGCGGCTGAGTAAAAATGTTGATTTTCTGGAAAATGTAGCAACTGAGATGACAAAGACGAACCCAGCTTTGCCCCCAACTGAGATGATGAGGAAGAACCTCGTAAACTGATTTCAATCAATTACTTAATTTCATTCTACAGATTAAATAACCAACGTGGCAGATATTTAAGACAAAAGTTAGCCTCGCCGTTTGCCAGATCAACAAAAAGTTAACGCCGTCAATTTTTAAGGATTAATATTACATGTTTCAATACTATGAGGACTAAAAGTCATCTATGTtttgagtagggactaaaacaaaaaatcagtgATACTTAAgggatgaaaaacatatttaaccctaaaaatttTGATGCAAGTTATTTATGTTAGTACTACACTaacatattgttaaaaaaatatcatgtattagtttgtaattttttttaaatactttttaaaataaaacattgtcaTCTGTCAAATTGACGTCATGCCACATGATAGTGACAATGGATGTGGTAATGAAAATATCAGATATTACTATCATGTCAGGTGTCATTATTTTAGtctcaatttaatatttatatttttatttcgtcttaattcaatcataatttattttaaaattaaacaatttcgtcacttttcaaattaattgactcaaattaacatttttttagaacTAAATTGAGAATTCTAATAAAAAGAGATCACCCACCAAAATAGGAAACTAAAGGagtttaattgatatttaaatatactatattaaaagatatttaatatagGGATAGTCAACTTTTGatttttgagaatgaaattcCTAATTTAGGAGTAATTAGAGATAGTCAGAATTAATTActccaaattcaaattttatttcaatccaaattttcttaaattccacgtcacaattaattatcaaaattaacgTTATAAACAAAAAAGACTTGCACCGTTTTTACAAAAAGTAAGATTTtagtaaacttttttaaaaaaaaaaggaccaCTTTATCTATTATAAGACGCATTATAATAGATAAagtcatttaatatatattaatactttctataatataattataaatagactcatgtaatataaacttatttaatcggtaaataaactaaatgtgtattaagaataacaaaaaattattatgaatttataataaatttattaaagacttaaatcatattatatatttataaagaaaaattacacacgaatatttttgttaaaaattgtaagatatttaaaaaagtgttattttatttaacaaataaagagaaataaagaaagcaaataataattttatttttaaatattaaataatctcaaacaaaaaaaaaaggtaaaaacagtaaatatattaatatttttcagaCGAAGAATAATAGAAGaacattaaaagaaacaaataatttctattatttttgatattcaaaattttaatttcaccaTAGCGATATCACATAAAAAGTTAGTGAAGTTGAAGAACCAAACTACAATGTCTACTTCGAAACCCATCTCCTCCTTCCGACTCACCTCTCTCCTCCGCTCTCAGAAAGACCCCTCCCTGGCCCTTCAactcttcctcaacccaaaccCTAACCACCCCTCCGTCCGTCCCTTCCGCCATTCCCTCCGCTCCTATGACCTCATTATCACCAAACTTGCCCAAGCCAAAATGTTCCCCCAAATGGAACAGCTCCTCAACCAACTCCACACCCAAACGCGCTTCCCTACCCCCGAACCCCTCATCCGCCACGTCATCNCTGCCTACGCGCGCGCCGGCCTCCCATCGCGTGCCCTCCGCACCTTCCTCTCCATCCCCGCCCCCTCNCTCCGCTCCTTCAACTCCCTCCTCCACGCGCTGCTCGCCTGCCGTGACTTNGCCTCATTCACNCGCCTCCTGCCGCACCTCCCCCGCTTTCGCGGTCCCGACGCNTGCTCCTACAACATCCTCATCCACGCNTGTTCTCTAACNGACGACCGNGNTCGGGCNTGGAAGCTGTTCAACGAAATGCGTAGGCGAGGCGTTCGTCCGAATCAAATTACGTTCGGAACTCTGATTAACTTGCTGTGCAAAAGCCCTCAATTGCACCTTCCCCAGGCGTTTAAGGTGAAGGANGAGATGGATANGNTTTTTAAAATTAAGCCTAATGNTTTTGTGTACACTAGTTTGATTAAAGCTGTTTGCGAGGTGGGTGATTTTGATTCCGCNGTTAGGTTGAAAGATGAGATGGTGAGGAACAATTTGAAGCTTGATGCTGTGGTGTACAACACTTTGGTTTCAGGGTTTTTAAAAGGAGGGAAGAAGGAtataggatttagggttttggaGGAAATGAAGATTGGTGGTGTGAAGCCGAATTCTGTGACGTGTAATGTGTTAATTGGGGAGTTTTGTAGGGAGGGGAAGTTTGAAGAGGCTTATAGGATTTTGAATGATGGGTTAGAGGGTGTGAAGCCTGATGTTTTTGGCTACAATGTGGTTATTGGTTGGCTGTGTAAAGAGGGGAAATGGAGGGAGGCTGATGATTTATTTGGGGACATGCCAAGGCGACAGTGTGTTCCTGACGTTGTGACTTACCGCACCTTGTTTGATGGGCTTTGCCAGTGTATGCAGTTTGAGGAAGCTGGGTTGGTTTTAGAGGAGATGATTTTCAAAGGCTATGTTCCTCGTTCCTCCAGTTTGAATGAGTTTGTTGGTATGGTGTGCAAGGAAGGGGATTTTGAGTTACTAGGGAAGGTTTTGAGTGGTTTGGTAGGTGGGGGATTTTACTGTGAGGATGTGTGGAAAACTTTGGTCTTATTGGTTTGTCAATCGGAAGTCGGGAGCTTTTGAGCATTTTGATGAATTGGTGTTGGCATGAATTCTATATTGGGTTTCTGTGAATGTGCAGAGAGATACTCTGATAGTTCCAAAATACGTATTTCAGGGATGGCCTGGACTCACCAAATCCTGCCAAGCATTGAACTAGATCTATATAAGAGAGGTGAATCTCTAGTCCACAAAGCGAAGATGAATGTCCATGAAGAGCAATTGCAATCAAGTGCTAAAGGCTTGGAGTATTGTTTTGGACACACATTTTGTTGAAGGAGATATGCTAACCGAGGCCTTCTAAGCTCCCCCTTCCAACAAAGGGTCATCAAGTCACCAGTTCCATTACTCGTTGATTCTCAAAACCAGGAGGTAGGTAGCTCCAATCCAAATTATTGTGAGTTTTGcattatcattttaattcaaTAGTATCTTTCGTTTTGATTTCTATAGGATAAAGTGAATGAGATGCATCTAAttgtgattaaattaaaatgatatggTAATAAAACATAGGTCTTGTTTTaggaagaaaaattgaaattaacttttccataattttaaaattagtttatgcacAAGCGAATTTGTTGAAACTATCTCTTTataatttctctaatttttttaagttaagtaattttaaattacgGAAAACTATCTCTTTATTGTTTTCTGTATTTTGACACTTTCAgttatattttatagatttttatattatttcaaagatcTATATAATGACTAATATGTGAGCAATAAGATGGActaatttaaaaacaacttcatttattcatttatgGTATTAGAGCTGAACGATCTTACGtcaatttcttttctcatccatacattttctcaatttctttaaaatttcctAGAAGAACATAATGATACAGTGTTGCGTGTAATGCGCTATATCAAGAGAAATCCCGAGCAAGACATGCTTTTTAATTCTACTTGTGATATTTCCCTTGGTGTCTGTTGTGACTCTTATGGGGTGAGTTGTCCTATCACTCAATGGTTCATCATTTTATTACATTTGGACAATTTTTTGTTTCGTGTCAAATATTATTTAGGATGAAAAGTACCCATACTTTTCCTTATTTTCCGGTGTCTaagaagtatatttttaatttgaatgtatAAAATGGTACTTATGTAatccttatttttaaaatatttataaactttcaaATATGTAtcttatacattattttttgaacaattGTATTATCTTATTGTACATCATATGCTTGAATCTTGCTTCTAAGTAAAAGTAGCGAGAATGAAGGGGAGAGGAGAGAGTTTACATAAACCCGTGAGAGTCCAATAAACTTGACTTGTAAACTCAATTTGTGAACTTGCAAAAGTTTactttacatgaaaaaaaatataatattgtttatagagatattgtaaaacataaattgaaatgtcAAAGTGTCTATGTCTAATTCTTTAATCCTCTAATAATGGCATCATCATctatgtcatcatcttcatctaactCTTTCCCTGATGAATGTTGTACATCTTCATTGTCCCTAAATGTTATGCGATCAAGATTAAGAACGTCTAGAGAGGATTCATTGTTGTTCTATCTAAGTGAAcattttcatcatcattttcacCTTCAACGTGCTAAATCTCTGTATCTATCTCTTTAGTTATTCATTCATCATCTGATTCAATGTCATCAAATGGAAGAGTAATAGTTTTTTAgatttgtttactttttaactTCAAGTTATACATCACATAAACtaaatcattcattttttttttatgcaaacgATTCATTATCTTTGTATgaacctaaaaaaaatatcaaatttttagtaaagatttaaacataataaagaaaattataaatcgaaaataattcaaaattaccattttaaacGAGTTCTAATTACGTTCACATCCCAAATAACTATAAGTCAAtcttataattcaaataataaatctcttCAAACTCTTGAGTTTCATCCTCAAACATCTCCCATCATTTTCTAGGATTTAATTTTTTCTGCCATATTTGGTACTAATGTTCTCATGCACATGTATAATGATTCTTTCACCTTTTCACTATTATCACATCTAAAGTTAGGTTCATATTAGAAGTGAGATTTAGAAAATAGGTAGCTGCATGTAAAAAGATTGTGGAATTTATTATCCCATCAAGCATCAATTATTCTCCAAGCATTTGTATAACTACATATAATTACCAAACCAATTATGGTATATTAGaaataatttcaaacataaGTTATTAGACTTTGAATGagtaaaagtttgaaattttacttcttttttaaattgttaaagtTGAacctaatattttcttttgcacAATCCATCTCTTCATAAATGAAATCCATTGCAGGTTATAGATATGAGTCAACCAATCTCTAGACCACCATAAGAGAGGCAAAAACTTTCAGACATGTGGAGACATTCTTCCAAAACCAACTATCTAATAACGTTCTACTCTTCTCCCCTCTTCTGAAGTTCTAAACTTGCTTATCTTCCACTTCTCAGAGCTAAACATGATCAACAATGATGCATTCAGTCCATGAAAAGTAGTAAGAGTTAAATAAGTCATGACAAATCTAGTCACACTTGGTCTTATCAAGTTTCTACCTTTAGTGAAATTTTTCAACAAAGAAATCAACATTGATCTTCCATAAATGTAAGTGGTAATGTTTCTTCCCTTCTTAATTGTTAATTTATGGATCTtcaaatttttatcaaaatcttCAAAGATCAAATCAATGTAGTGTGTTGCACATGaagtttaatacaattttttggttttttgcaTCAACAACTCTtcatttgtctttaaatttgcaACATTATCAATGACAAtttgaataacatttttttctccaataaactcaacaacatcatctaacattttgaaaactttatcaGTTGTTTTTGAAATGTTTGAAGTATCaagtgaataaagaaaaatattttattaggacTATTCATCAAGAAATTGCAAACAAATAATCTTTTTCTATTCGTCTAACCATCAAACATAATGGTACATCAGGTTCTTTTCCACCCCTCTTTATATTTCTCAAGGATTGTATCTGTTTTGCTCATGGCTTGTTTCAAGAGCTTCTTTTTAATATCATGATAAGGTGGTGATTTGTATCCAACTTCATACTTACCAATCATTTCACACATCTCTGCAAAttctaattacattaaaaagaaTGACACTGGTGTAAAAGAATGACACTTGAgcatcaacttcttctttgtatcattttttcatcatttgatTATAGTTGTTTGACTCTTCCTTGCTAGTAGTagcaattttttgttttcttttaaaactgaATACCATGTGTCCTCCTTCAACACTTTCATTTACTTCATAGTCttcattaatgatatttaactttttctttttttatgaaacaTTCTTAGCTTCTACaactatttttatcatcaaattttttatttcattgaaacAGAAGCACAAGGCTTAGACTCCTCCTTGGTTTCACTAAGATGatgtttaaatctaaatattccTTCACTCACAATTTTTGAACAATAGTTACATTTAACTTTTCTTCCATTAGCATTAATATCAAATCCATATTTTCATAGACGAACTTAATACATTGCAGTAGTGGCATGACTTTTTGAATACTGTAGggcaacactttattttttcaaaaataaaatctcttattttaaatagtGCAGTGGAACACTTTACTTAAAATACATGTTGTGAGGTAGAGATAACAACTAAACCATAATGCACAAGTACTCAATTTCAATGGCAGAGGCACAAGAACTTACACAAGTTGTGAGATCATATATGAGATCAACAACGAGATCGACGATGACGGGCGAGAATGAGAGTATCAACAACGTCAATGGCGTGAGAACAAAGGTGTGAGGGAGGTTGCAACTGAAACCATGATCGGGAGCACGAGAACGAAGATGAATCCTAAGAACGAAAGCATAATGGGAGTGAATTGTAAGAGATGAATGAAGATGAGCTTTGTCACTAAAGCTAAATCAGAAAACCTAATCTGGTGAGCCCAAATTACGAGTTCGTTTTATGTTTGCAAAATTTCTTCCCAAACTTGCAAGATAGGAACCAGGCTCGCGATTTCAGGCGAGTTTACCAAGTCCATCATCGATTTCACCAATCCTACACCAAATCCAAGTTTGTTTCCAAGTTAACTCGAAAGCATTGTGTGAACTCGTAAACTCGACCAAGTTAACGAGTTAACTCGTGAGTTC comes from the Vigna radiata var. radiata cultivar VC1973A chromosome 2, Vradiata_ver6, whole genome shotgun sequence genome and includes:
- the LOC106752948 gene encoding putative pentatricopeptide repeat-containing protein At1g53330 — protein: MSTSKPISSFRLTSLLRSQKDPSLALQLFLNPNPNHPSVRPFRHSLRSYDLIITKLAQAKMFPQMEQLLNQLHTQTRFPTPEPLIRHVIXAYARAGLPSRALRTFLSIPAPSLRSFNSLLHALLACRDXASFTRLLPHLPRFRGPDACSYNILIHACSLTDDRXRAWKLFNEMRRRGVRPNQITFGTLINLLCKSPQLHLPQAFKVKXEMDXXFKIKPNXFVYTSLIKAVCEVGDFDSAVRLKDEMVRNNLKLDAVVYNTLVSGFLKGGKKDIGFRVLEEMKIGGVKPNSVTCNVLIGEFCREGKFEEAYRILNDGLEGVKPDVFGYNVVIGWLCKEGKWREADDLFGDMPRRQCVPDVVTYRTLFDGLCQCMQFEEAGLVLEEMIFKGYVPRSSSLNEFVGMVCKEGDFELLGKVLSGLVGGGFYCEDVWKTLVLLVCQSEVGSF